A section of the Hirschia baltica ATCC 49814 genome encodes:
- the accB gene encoding acetyl-CoA carboxylase biotin carboxyl carrier protein → MADKVEKLDTALIRELANILTDGNLGEIEVEHGELRIRVSMPEPAAVSYAASAPMMAPAAAPVAAPVAVAAPAAAPADNANAVKSPMVGTAYFAPEPGAAPFIEVGTNVKQGQTILLVEAMKTFNPVSAPKSGVVKEILVSDGQPVEYGEALVVIE, encoded by the coding sequence ATGGCTGATAAAGTCGAAAAGCTAGATACGGCACTTATCCGTGAACTCGCTAACATCCTAACAGATGGCAATCTTGGCGAGATTGAAGTTGAACATGGCGAATTGCGTATTCGCGTTTCCATGCCAGAACCGGCTGCAGTTTCTTACGCAGCTTCAGCGCCAATGATGGCACCAGCTGCCGCTCCGGTCGCTGCACCAGTAGCGGTTGCGGCACCAGCTGCTGCACCAGCAGACAATGCAAATGCGGTTAAATCTCCTATGGTCGGTACTGCATATTTCGCACCTGAACCAGGTGCAGCCCCCTTCATCGAAGTCGGTACAAATGTTAAGCAGGGACAAACTATCTTACTCGTTGAAGCGATGAAAACATTCAATCCAGTAAGCGCTCCTAAATCTGGTGTTGTAAAAGAAATCTTGGTTTCTGATGGTCAGCCAGTTGAATATGGTGAAGCTCTTGTGGTGATCGAATAG
- a CDS encoding thiazole synthase: MHAETNPKDVLTIAGREFNSRLIIGTGKYASYEQNAKAAEAAGAEIVTVAIRRVNVMDPTQERLSDHLSPEKFTYLPNTAGCFTAEDALRTLRLAREAGGWKLVKLEVLADQKTLYPDMVETLRAAEVLIKEGFEVMVYCTDDPVYARRLEDVGCCAIMPLGAPIGSGLGIQNPINIRLIVEQSKVPVLVDAGVGTASEAAIAMELGCDGVLMNTAIAEAKDPIRMARAMKHAVIAGREAYLAGRMKKKMYADPSSPLAGLI; this comes from the coding sequence ATGCACGCTGAGACCAACCCCAAAGATGTTCTAACAATTGCTGGGCGCGAGTTTAATTCCCGTTTGATTATCGGGACGGGTAAGTATGCTAGCTATGAACAAAATGCAAAAGCAGCAGAGGCTGCAGGGGCTGAAATCGTAACGGTTGCTATTCGGCGCGTAAATGTGATGGACCCTACACAGGAGCGTTTGAGTGATCATTTAAGCCCTGAAAAATTTACATATCTTCCCAACACTGCGGGCTGTTTTACAGCTGAAGATGCACTGCGTACTTTACGCTTAGCGCGTGAAGCGGGTGGCTGGAAGCTAGTGAAATTAGAAGTGCTTGCTGACCAGAAAACACTTTATCCTGATATGGTGGAAACACTGCGGGCTGCGGAAGTTCTTATAAAAGAAGGCTTTGAGGTCATGGTGTATTGCACGGATGATCCTGTATATGCACGCCGCCTTGAGGATGTGGGATGTTGCGCGATAATGCCTTTAGGCGCGCCGATTGGATCTGGTTTGGGAATCCAAAACCCGATAAATATTCGCTTGATCGTCGAGCAATCTAAAGTGCCTGTGCTGGTTGATGCCGGCGTTGGAACAGCGTCAGAGGCTGCGATTGCAATGGAGCTTGGTTGCGATGGCGTGTTGATGAATACGGCAATTGCTGAAGCGAAAGACCCGATTCGGATGGCGCGAGCTATGAAACACGCTGTTATCGCTGGACGCGAAGCTTATTTGGCGGGGCGTATGAAGAAGAAAATGTATGCGGATCCTTCTTCGCCTTTGGCTGGTTTGATTTAG
- a CDS encoding DUF2155 domain-containing protein, whose protein sequence is MRKLGLCSAFVAVGVLISATQTAFALDPRPGVKVRALEKITGKATDIEIELDETVQFGGLGLTVRACHQSPPEDQPPEAAAYLEVISMGVNAETGTAKDDDPRLFSGWMFASSPGLNALEHSLYDVWVISCSAALPGTEAKPLDLYEESNLGFDAIPEEALPSSDINESASMGLPSIDDFNPEPIFVEEADLEAVPVERSGSFIDSISIPKSSIDED, encoded by the coding sequence ATGCGTAAATTAGGTTTGTGCTCTGCATTTGTTGCTGTTGGTGTTTTGATTTCGGCTACTCAAACAGCATTTGCACTCGATCCACGACCGGGTGTGAAGGTGCGAGCGCTTGAGAAAATTACAGGTAAGGCAACAGATATTGAAATCGAATTGGACGAGACTGTCCAATTTGGTGGTCTTGGGCTAACTGTCCGTGCTTGCCATCAATCACCACCGGAAGATCAGCCACCAGAAGCAGCTGCGTATCTTGAAGTGATATCTATGGGAGTGAATGCAGAGACCGGCACAGCAAAGGATGATGATCCACGGCTTTTCTCTGGATGGATGTTTGCGAGTTCTCCGGGGTTAAATGCGTTGGAGCATTCGCTTTATGATGTTTGGGTAATCAGTTGCAGTGCTGCTTTGCCGGGAACCGAAGCAAAGCCATTGGATTTGTATGAAGAATCCAATCTGGGGTTTGATGCTATTCCAGAAGAAGCACTTCCATCATCAGATATCAATGAATCTGCATCGATGGGATTGCCTTCAATTGATGATTTTAATCCAGAACCAATATTCGTCGAAGAAGCTGATTTAGAAGCGGTTCCTGTCGAGCGCTCTGGGTCATTTATAGATTCAATTTCTATCCCGAAGTCGTCCATTGATGAGGATTGA
- a CDS encoding DsbA family protein, translating into MNMGSTIKTTLASAALIFAASCSQAVSEPAGKVSTTDKAAIEKIVHEYLVANPEVLVEAFQALEAKQELAEAEQKKQFLPAFLALENAPILGDKDAPITIVEFFDYNCGFCKKSTDWVMTQVASKDVKVIFMELPVLDSRTKTSALAARASVAASMQDKYKELHIAMMKANGLTKGRILSIAEKEGLDVQQLSKDMESATVYRLLEDTMKLAEQADILATPSFYVNGKFVSGANFPMLDKYISEARG; encoded by the coding sequence ATGAACATGGGTTCCACAATAAAAACGACACTCGCGAGTGCCGCGCTCATATTTGCGGCATCTTGCTCACAAGCGGTATCGGAACCCGCGGGCAAAGTTTCAACAACCGATAAAGCGGCAATTGAAAAAATCGTTCATGAATATTTGGTCGCCAATCCTGAAGTCCTCGTTGAAGCCTTTCAAGCCTTAGAAGCGAAACAAGAGCTAGCAGAAGCAGAACAAAAAAAGCAATTCCTGCCCGCTTTCCTTGCACTGGAAAACGCGCCGATCCTTGGTGATAAAGACGCGCCAATCACCATTGTGGAATTTTTTGATTACAATTGCGGATTCTGTAAAAAATCAACGGATTGGGTGATGACGCAAGTCGCTTCCAAAGATGTAAAAGTAATATTCATGGAATTGCCCGTTCTAGATTCTAGAACTAAAACCTCAGCACTCGCCGCAAGAGCATCTGTAGCTGCCAGCATGCAAGACAAGTATAAAGAACTACACATTGCTATGATGAAAGCAAACGGCCTAACAAAAGGCAGGATACTTTCAATTGCTGAAAAAGAAGGGCTAGACGTTCAGCAGCTCTCTAAAGACATGGAAAGCGCTACTGTATACCGCCTTTTAGAAGATACGATGAAACTAGCCGAACAAGCAGATATACTAGCAACGCCGAGCTTTTACGTGAATGGGAAATTTGTATCAGGTGCCAACTTCCCTATGTTGGACAAATACATTTCCGAAGCCCGTGGCTAA
- a CDS encoding TSCPD domain-containing protein: MAQRRTKQPTQLLAPLMAAGEIWLKTDRSASMNSAEATDYLNGLATLDCESNAKSTITNALSKGRISPLLPLGAAIGSVSPAPISSGGAEMAIAEAATVAAARAATAQGFASLADALEGLSIDTDDDGLPTADALTDALRCGADADLLEIALSTPGGPRAAATALRKQAAAARDTGTVHLGLTNWSDASAEKLADASNRLAGLRIGLQVNHLSRTAPNAKSPTLILNLGAYFDDKTFAEETLRSDLVDLKSTFPGLIIIVAGLAATIMSEGLAFDSLQGRNRATEIAVILKEYQAADAKDKSGIQFAFLRPSPDAVAWLNLESIGVDPVQSLISTTEEDENRFSKCAGLALNCAATEGQRQDVALRVLGARSLDQIDGLERNRLSERGLTNEALDRVEQAIRDGLPLRSAFSRWVVGDDTIKKRLGLAPEAFETDGEALLRALGISAREIEEGRAAVEGRRRAVSDPNSELAHIFYLARQAKAGACIRFALSIKEVFDVPILLTVPSKEAAAASRQDLQLCFSAAIENDLSLRIEPSKPVINATVLERLAEAEKRASTPPAFVQSQTIAAPPTKPEVPIHIQAPDTKTDPNTYAARRRLPDRRKGYIQKSTVGGHKVYLHTGEFDNGSLGEIFIDMHKEGAAFRSLMNNFAIAISIGLQYGVPLEEFVDAFVFTRFEPAGEVTGNDSIKSATSILDYIFRELAVSYLDREDLAEMDGLSSDGLGKGEGDSTRNAPTPQEAVQLISKGFSRGAIPDNIVFLDAASSRTKDDETVEQELSEEPPVHEPESPVVNLESQQADQPDYLGDACPNCGHFTLVEDDGVAICDACGATVQTA; the protein is encoded by the coding sequence ATGGCGCAACGCAGGACAAAACAGCCGACTCAGTTACTAGCCCCCCTCATGGCTGCTGGAGAAATCTGGTTAAAAACAGATAGATCAGCCTCTATGAACTCAGCTGAAGCAACAGATTACCTTAATGGCCTAGCCACTCTAGACTGCGAATCTAATGCAAAGTCGACCATCACAAACGCATTGTCTAAAGGCCGAATCTCTCCACTTCTACCACTCGGTGCGGCAATCGGTAGCGTCAGCCCTGCCCCAATTTCATCCGGTGGTGCTGAAATGGCCATTGCAGAAGCAGCGACAGTAGCCGCTGCACGCGCAGCAACAGCACAGGGATTTGCTTCTTTAGCCGACGCCTTAGAAGGTTTAAGTATTGATACAGACGATGACGGCCTGCCAACAGCGGATGCACTCACTGATGCGCTTCGTTGCGGCGCAGATGCAGATCTTCTTGAAATCGCGTTATCTACCCCTGGCGGACCGCGAGCTGCTGCAACAGCCCTAAGAAAACAGGCAGCAGCCGCCAGAGATACAGGCACAGTACATCTAGGACTAACGAATTGGTCAGATGCGTCAGCCGAAAAATTAGCCGATGCATCAAACCGGTTAGCTGGTTTAAGGATTGGGCTTCAAGTCAATCATTTGTCCAGAACGGCTCCCAACGCAAAATCTCCTACCTTGATTCTAAATCTGGGTGCTTATTTTGACGATAAAACATTTGCAGAAGAAACTCTCAGATCAGATCTTGTCGATCTAAAATCAACCTTTCCTGGCCTAATCATTATAGTAGCCGGCTTAGCAGCTACGATTATGTCAGAAGGCCTAGCGTTCGATTCACTTCAAGGTCGAAACCGCGCTACTGAAATCGCAGTCATATTGAAAGAATATCAAGCCGCCGATGCAAAAGATAAATCCGGTATTCAATTTGCTTTCTTACGGCCATCTCCAGATGCAGTGGCATGGCTGAACTTAGAGAGCATTGGTGTTGACCCCGTACAGTCTCTGATTTCAACCACAGAAGAAGACGAAAACCGTTTTTCTAAATGCGCCGGACTTGCGCTCAATTGCGCAGCCACCGAAGGACAGCGCCAAGATGTTGCATTGCGCGTTTTAGGAGCGAGATCCCTTGACCAAATTGATGGTCTAGAACGCAACCGCTTGTCAGAACGCGGCCTTACCAATGAAGCACTAGATCGCGTTGAACAAGCAATACGAGACGGCTTACCGCTGCGCAGTGCCTTTTCACGTTGGGTGGTTGGTGACGACACAATCAAGAAACGCTTGGGACTAGCTCCCGAAGCATTCGAAACAGACGGTGAAGCATTACTCAGAGCATTGGGTATATCGGCCAGAGAAATAGAAGAAGGTCGCGCTGCTGTAGAGGGGCGACGACGCGCAGTCTCTGATCCAAATTCAGAACTAGCACATATATTTTACTTGGCGCGGCAAGCAAAAGCAGGAGCATGCATTCGATTTGCTTTGAGTATCAAAGAAGTGTTCGACGTGCCTATTTTGCTAACAGTTCCATCCAAAGAAGCTGCTGCGGCCAGCCGGCAAGATTTACAACTTTGCTTTAGTGCAGCCATCGAAAATGATCTCAGTCTACGGATAGAACCGTCGAAGCCAGTCATTAATGCAACGGTTTTGGAACGCTTGGCAGAAGCAGAAAAACGAGCATCCACACCTCCTGCTTTTGTCCAGAGCCAAACTATCGCTGCCCCTCCTACCAAGCCAGAAGTACCAATCCACATTCAAGCACCTGATACAAAAACAGACCCAAATACTTATGCAGCGCGTCGTCGCCTACCTGACAGACGCAAAGGCTATATTCAAAAATCCACTGTGGGTGGACATAAAGTCTATTTGCACACTGGAGAATTTGACAATGGAAGCCTTGGTGAAATTTTCATTGATATGCATAAAGAAGGCGCGGCTTTTCGTTCCTTAATGAACAATTTTGCCATCGCGATTTCAATCGGTCTACAATATGGTGTGCCTTTAGAAGAGTTTGTCGATGCATTCGTCTTCACACGTTTTGAACCAGCCGGTGAAGTCACCGGAAATGATTCAATTAAATCAGCAACCTCAATTCTAGACTATATTTTCCGAGAGCTTGCAGTGTCTTATCTTGATCGAGAAGACCTTGCTGAAATGGACGGTCTTTCTTCAGACGGCCTAGGAAAAGGTGAAGGTGATTCCACACGAAATGCACCTACTCCTCAAGAAGCTGTGCAACTCATATCCAAAGGGTTTAGTCGCGGTGCAATTCCTGACAATATTGTATTCCTTGATGCTGCATCCTCCCGCACCAAAGATGATGAAACGGTAGAACAAGAATTATCAGAAGAGCCCCCAGTTCATGAACCTGAATCACCTGTTGTGAATTTAGAATCTCAACAAGCGGACCAGCCCGATTACCTTGGTGATGCATGCCCTAATTGCGGTCATTTTACACTCGTAGAGGATGATGGTGTTGCAATTTGCGATGC
- a CDS encoding MlaD family protein has protein sequence MRDSLFETIVGIAVVAAAGVFLWFSLQQSEKTAGNGSYELTAQFTGPINGVLQGTDVRLMGVKVGVVTDVELDKARLVPKITMNVAEGIELDEDTTAKIASDGFLSGPHIALLPGSGLAMLEPGDEILYTSGSVELGPLLTEFATSLDGRLKNIAEAISANNSAAQ, from the coding sequence ATGCGTGATTCATTATTTGAAACAATCGTAGGTATTGCTGTTGTTGCAGCTGCGGGTGTTTTTCTGTGGTTTTCATTACAACAATCAGAAAAAACAGCTGGAAATGGAAGTTATGAACTGACTGCTCAGTTCACTGGTCCAATCAATGGAGTTCTTCAAGGAACAGATGTACGTTTGATGGGCGTAAAAGTCGGCGTGGTTACGGATGTTGAGTTAGACAAGGCACGTCTCGTTCCTAAGATTACCATGAATGTTGCTGAAGGTATTGAATTGGACGAAGATACAACTGCCAAAATAGCGTCAGATGGGTTTTTGTCTGGGCCTCATATTGCATTGCTTCCTGGTAGCGGATTAGCAATGCTCGAACCTGGTGATGAAATACTCTACACAAGTGGTTCCGTTGAACTTGGACCTTTGTTGACTGAGTTTGCGACATCTCTTGATGGGCGATTGAAGAATATTGCCGAGGCAATATCTGCTAATAATTCAGCAGCCCAGTAA
- the thiS gene encoding sulfur carrier protein ThiS, which yields MQLILNGNSKELDEGLTLGQFLKDLGLPEKGLAVERNLEIVPKSAYDSTQLEAGDRLEVIQFVGGG from the coding sequence ATGCAGCTAATTCTCAATGGAAATTCAAAAGAGTTGGATGAAGGCCTGACTTTAGGTCAGTTCTTGAAGGACTTGGGATTGCCAGAAAAAGGTCTGGCTGTAGAACGAAACCTCGAAATCGTTCCAAAATCCGCTTACGATTCTACGCAATTGGAAGCTGGCGATCGCTTGGAAGTCATTCAATTTGTAGGAGGCGGCTGA
- the aroQ gene encoding type II 3-dehydroquinate dehydratase: MSLILYCLNGPNLNLLGTREPEIYGKETLQDIEKIASDKASELNAKLTFRQSNHEGELVDWIQEARNKASALILNAAAYTHTSIAIHDALKTLEIPIIELHLSNPHSRESFRANSYVAPCANGVIAGFGSAGYSLSVEAAVSLVNKRSIK, encoded by the coding sequence ATGAGTCTTATTCTTTATTGTCTAAATGGTCCAAACCTAAATCTACTTGGAACGAGAGAACCTGAGATTTATGGGAAGGAGACATTACAGGACATAGAAAAAATCGCTAGTGACAAAGCCAGTGAATTGAACGCGAAACTTACCTTTCGTCAATCAAATCATGAAGGCGAACTAGTGGATTGGATTCAAGAGGCAAGAAATAAAGCTTCTGCGTTGATTTTAAATGCAGCTGCCTATACTCACACCTCAATTGCAATCCACGATGCACTCAAGACACTGGAAATACCAATTATTGAACTGCATTTGTCCAACCCACACTCTCGCGAGTCATTTCGCGCAAACAGTTATGTCGCTCCATGTGCAAATGGAGTTATTGCAGGCTTTGGATCTGCCGGATATAGCCTAAGCGTTGAAGCGGCTGTCTCGCTCGTGAACAAACGGAGCATTAAATAA
- the accC gene encoding acetyl-CoA carboxylase biotin carboxylase subunit: MINKVLIANRGEIALRIHRACKEMNISTVAIHSEADRDAMHVRLADESVCIGPAASVDSYLNIPAIMAAAEITGADGIHPGYGFLSENAKFAEIVEAHDIAFIGPTAEHIRLMGDKIAAKDAMIRTGVPCVPGSDGGVADVAEAQKVAKQIGYPVIIKASAGGGGRGMKVALTPDELETAFRTARTESKAAFGDDAVYIEKYLQKPRHIEIQVIADTHGNVVHLGERDCSLQRRHQKVFEEAPSPALTESERAEIGKRVCASIKKLGYRGVGTIEFLWENNEFYFIEMNTRLQVEHPVTEMITRKDLVQEQIRIASGEKLSFKQKDVQFIGHAIECRINAEHPVTFVPSPGTIKDFHAPGGLGVRLDSAMYTGYKIPPHYDSLIGKLIVHGMTREECLLRLKRALDEMVISGVETTLPLHLRLVENEDVAKGEYDIHWLEHFLARES; this comes from the coding sequence ATGATAAATAAAGTTCTCATAGCAAACAGAGGTGAAATCGCACTGCGAATTCACCGTGCTTGTAAAGAAATGAACATTTCGACCGTTGCTATCCACTCAGAAGCCGACCGCGATGCAATGCATGTGCGTCTGGCCGATGAAAGTGTATGTATCGGACCTGCAGCTTCTGTGGACTCATATCTCAATATTCCAGCGATCATGGCTGCGGCTGAAATCACTGGGGCAGATGGTATTCACCCTGGATATGGCTTCCTTTCAGAGAATGCCAAATTTGCTGAAATCGTTGAAGCGCACGACATTGCTTTCATTGGACCCACAGCCGAGCACATCCGTCTAATGGGTGACAAAATCGCAGCTAAAGATGCCATGATCCGCACAGGTGTCCCCTGTGTACCTGGGTCTGACGGCGGTGTAGCAGATGTGGCTGAGGCTCAAAAAGTAGCCAAACAGATAGGTTATCCTGTTATTATCAAAGCTTCTGCTGGTGGTGGTGGTCGCGGCATGAAAGTCGCACTAACTCCAGATGAATTAGAAACAGCCTTCCGTACTGCACGGACTGAATCTAAAGCAGCTTTTGGCGATGATGCTGTATACATAGAAAAATACCTTCAAAAGCCACGTCACATTGAAATTCAAGTGATTGCGGATACTCACGGTAATGTTGTTCATCTTGGTGAGCGTGATTGTTCTCTGCAACGTCGTCACCAGAAAGTATTTGAAGAAGCACCCTCTCCTGCACTTACTGAATCTGAACGCGCAGAAATTGGTAAGCGAGTTTGTGCGTCAATTAAAAAGCTCGGCTATCGCGGTGTTGGAACAATTGAATTCCTCTGGGAAAACAATGAGTTCTACTTTATTGAAATGAACACGCGTTTACAGGTTGAACACCCTGTAACTGAAATGATCACTCGCAAAGACCTTGTTCAAGAGCAAATCCGAATTGCCTCGGGCGAAAAACTATCCTTTAAACAAAAGGATGTGCAATTCATCGGTCATGCTATCGAATGCCGGATCAATGCAGAACACCCAGTCACATTTGTACCATCTCCAGGTACAATCAAAGACTTCCACGCCCCCGGTGGCTTAGGCGTTCGTCTCGATTCCGCCATGTATACGGGTTACAAAATCCCACCTCATTATGACAGCTTGATAGGTAAACTGATCGTGCATGGTATGACACGTGAAGAATGCCTTCTGCGCCTAAAGCGTGCTTTGGATGAGATGGTAATATCTGGTGTGGAAACGACTCTTCCACTTCATCTTCGTCTCGTGGAAAATGAAGATGTCGCAAAAGGTGAGTATGATATTCATTGGCTAGAGCATTTTCTGGCTAGAGAATCCTAA
- a CDS encoding NADH:ubiquinone oxidoreductase subunit NDUFA12, whose product MSVIGWWKNTTIGTRFDIGRRAVFIGDDEWGNKFYEEKKPSQEGRKRRYVIYNGAAEPSRISPDWHGWMHHTFDKPPTEEPLVKKSFELQHQPNLTGTLLAYKPKGSLWRSDERTKTAGDYEAWDPDA is encoded by the coding sequence ATGTCTGTTATTGGCTGGTGGAAAAACACCACTATTGGAACTCGTTTTGATATCGGTCGTCGTGCCGTGTTTATCGGTGATGATGAATGGGGCAATAAGTTCTATGAAGAAAAGAAGCCGAGTCAGGAAGGTCGCAAGCGGCGCTACGTTATTTATAACGGTGCAGCAGAGCCATCGCGTATTTCTCCAGACTGGCACGGCTGGATGCACCATACTTTTGACAAACCTCCAACGGAAGAACCATTGGTGAAAAAGTCTTTTGAGCTTCAACACCAGCCAAATTTGACTGGGACTTTGTTAGCTTACAAACCTAAAGGTAGTTTGTGGCGTTCAGACGAGCGCACTAAAACTGCCGGTGATTACGAGGCATGGGATCCAGATGCGTGA
- a CDS encoding M48 family metalloprotease — MGVFKRLPHVVALAAALLFVPLLSANAQSLVRDAEIETTLKKYGKPLFEAGGLNPDEVNIYIVNDNSLNAFVSGGQNMFFHTGLLIKAETPQEILGVMAHEAGHIIGGHNITRTQAMGSAQGSSWIALGLGVLAVAAGAPDAGIALMASSQQAAALTFFKYTRIEESSADQTGLRLLEQTGIPADGLVSFMEKIRVSEVMSTMRQDPYYRTHPETGPRIGALRHRAETITAKSAPLSPDYQRELDMMQAKLIGFLQPRSTYIKYPLTDLSTPARYARAIAAHRNHDETAALKEIAALVEIEPDNPYFEELFGQILFENGKFEDSIPHHRKALELSTKHSLLYVNLAQSLISLKTKEANEEAETLLHQALILEPDNGYAWQQMSFALGALGRNAEAELATAESAYAIGDYVRANVFASRAKEDLAESTPKWRRADDISAITQVQMRSGRQGNRFSQQLTVTAH; from the coding sequence ATGGGCGTGTTTAAACGTTTGCCACATGTCGTGGCTCTGGCCGCGGCATTGCTTTTCGTCCCACTTCTTTCTGCAAATGCACAAAGTTTGGTGCGTGATGCTGAAATCGAAACGACACTAAAAAAATATGGAAAGCCGCTATTTGAAGCTGGCGGTCTTAATCCTGATGAAGTGAATATATACATCGTCAATGACAATAGCTTGAATGCTTTTGTAAGTGGCGGACAAAATATGTTCTTTCATACAGGGCTTCTTATTAAAGCAGAGACACCCCAAGAAATTCTCGGCGTCATGGCGCACGAAGCTGGCCACATTATTGGCGGTCACAATATTACCCGTACACAAGCCATGGGATCAGCACAGGGCTCTTCATGGATCGCACTAGGTCTTGGTGTTCTAGCTGTTGCAGCAGGCGCACCAGATGCAGGTATCGCTTTGATGGCATCTTCCCAACAGGCAGCAGCCCTGACTTTCTTTAAATACACTCGAATTGAAGAAAGCTCTGCCGACCAAACTGGGTTAAGGTTATTAGAGCAAACAGGCATCCCAGCTGATGGTCTGGTCTCCTTCATGGAGAAAATTCGCGTGTCTGAAGTTATGTCGACAATGCGCCAAGACCCCTATTATCGCACACACCCAGAAACTGGGCCGCGTATTGGTGCATTACGTCATCGCGCAGAAACAATCACAGCCAAATCCGCTCCACTTTCACCCGATTACCAGCGTGAACTGGATATGATGCAAGCTAAGTTGATTGGTTTCTTGCAGCCACGTTCAACTTACATCAAATATCCATTGACTGATTTATCTACACCGGCGCGTTATGCCAGAGCCATTGCCGCCCACCGTAATCATGATGAAACAGCTGCTTTAAAAGAAATAGCTGCACTTGTAGAAATCGAGCCAGACAACCCATATTTTGAAGAACTATTTGGACAGATTTTGTTTGAGAACGGCAAGTTTGAAGATTCAATTCCTCACCACAGAAAAGCTTTAGAACTTTCAACAAAACACTCTCTATTATATGTAAACCTTGCCCAGTCTTTAATTTCTTTAAAGACGAAAGAAGCAAACGAAGAAGCAGAAACCCTGCTTCACCAAGCTCTCATACTAGAACCAGATAATGGTTATGCTTGGCAACAAATGTCATTCGCACTTGGTGCATTGGGTCGCAATGCCGAAGCAGAACTCGCGACGGCTGAATCAGCCTATGCGATAGGTGACTATGTCCGTGCGAATGTATTTGCTAGTCGTGCCAAAGAAGACTTAGCTGAAAGCACACCAAAATGGCGTCGAGCTGATGACATCTCGGCCATCACTCAGGTTCAAATGCGATCAGGTAGACAGGGCAACCGTTTCAGTCAGCAGCTCACAGTAACTGCTCACTAA